ATTTAACGGCGCGATCGGGATGACCTACGAACAGGCCGGGCACGGGCTTGCCGGTGCTGCGGTGATCACCCAGGAGGGAGACACGCTGACACTGAACGACAGGCTGACCCACCATCACATCACAGGAATTTCTACGATTGAGGTGACGGCAGAACACGCTGAACGAGTGGTTTCTGAATTTGAAAACCAGTTCAGGCAGGCAGCAGAAAACCCGGCCGGAACCTACCGGTCGTTTATTGTTAACGCCGGTAATCATCCCGATAAAATACACAACCTGCTAAGGTATCTTGATTCGCAGCAAATCCGGTACGGGCGCGCAGGTTCATCCCGATCAGCGAATGGATTTAACTATCAAACCGGAGAGACGGAACGATTCTCCATATCTGAGGAAGATATTATTATCAGTGCTCATCAGCCGAAATCGCAGCTTGTCCGTGTACTTTTTGAGCCGGATCCCGCTCTTTCTGATTCACTCACATACGATATCACGGCGTGGGAAACGCACTACAGGTTCGGCCTCGACGGCTTTGCAACCGAAACCCGGATAGATCCCCAATCCGAATTGAATGCTGATGATCTGCGTAATTTTGAATATAGCGGCGCTGAAAGGCCGTACGCTTATGTATCCGAGTGGGGAAGTATGGATGATGCCCGGTTCCTTGCAGAGCTGATCAGAAATGGTGTAAAAAGCAGATTTTCAACCGTACCGTTTGAGATTTCCGGAAAAGAATTTGGCCGGGGCACACTGGTGATTACACGAGACAACAATCGCCGGCTTGGAAATGATTTTGACACGATTGTCCGGGATGCTGCCGAACAACACCAACGCTCCATTTACGGCTCATCCACGGGATTTGTAGACACCGGATCAGATTTTGGATCGGCAAATGTTCAGTTTATCGAAGCCCCGAATGTTGCGCTTTTTCTGGGTGATGGAACGTCGTCACTTGCAGCAGGTGAAGTGTGGCACTTTTTTGACCGGCAGCTCAACTACCCGGTCTCGCTTTTTCACACACACCATTTTAACCGAACCGACCTCACCGGTTTTGATACCATTGTGATGCCGGGCGGAACCTATTCCGATATGCTCAACGACAGCGGAGAGCAAAAACTCAGTGAATGGGTTCGAAATGGAGGCAACCTGATCGCAATCGACCAGGCGGTGCAGGTACTTTCCGGAATCGATGGTTTTAGCATCAGCCGGAAAACTGCAGCGCTTGACTCGGATAACGAGCCGGAATCGGCACTTCGAATCTATGAAGACCGCAGCCGTGAAGCAGCCATGAACCGCACACCGGGCTCCATTTTCAGAACCACACTGGATAACACTCACCCGCTGGCATACGGATATGATTCAGACTATTTCTCACTCAAAGGAAATGCCACCGCATATAACTACCTGAACAGCGGTTGGAATGTTGGAACGGTTCGTGAAAATGCACACATCAGCGGATTCGCAGGCGTTCATGCTAAAGAGAATCTTGAAAGCAGCCTCACATTTGGTGTTCAGTCAGTAGGTTCAGGGCAGGTAGTCTACATGGTAGATAATCCGCTCTTCCGCGGCTTCTGGGAGAATGGAAAACTCCTCTTTGCCAACGCCCTCTTCTTTGTAGGACAATAATATAAATTAACAGTATACAGCAGGCAGCTGGTAGTTTTACAAACCTGGTAGAGTTCCCGCGTGCATTTCGCGGGATCCTGCCAGAGTTTGCTAAGCTATAACTGACATTAAGCTCACATGATTACCAACGTCATCGCGGACCCCGATCCGTGATCTCGCGTCTTCGCATCGTGTAACAATTGCCAATTGCAGGATCCACAGTTCGAACCAGAATGAGAGATGCCGCATCTGAGTGTGCCATGACTTTGGAAGGTTCAGAATTCAATCAACGAGTGGGTGAGTCCACCTTCGCTTTTCAAAACAGAACGTCAGCCCCTTCGCCACGGGCAATTTTTGACGTGTAGCTTTCAAGTTTATCGATGACGCTTGGATCGGTCAGATCGATAGTTCGTTTCTCTTCCGCAGAAAGATATGCGGCCTGGACAATCCTGGATATTTCGAGGCCATACTCCCAGGTAAGCGTGCCGTTTTGACCCTTCAAAAATGCATCCACGGCATCCCTCAACTCAGCGACGTAGCCATACAGATCGGCTTCGTTGGGCTGGATGGCCAGCAGGCCTCTGGTTGAAGTTGATTTCTCAAGCGCAGCTTCCGAATCGGCCACAGCCTCAGCCGCCTCATCGCCTATGAATATTTCAGAAGGCGATATCAGCGTGTTCACCTCCAAGGCATATCCCGGCCCGAGTCCATCCATGGAAAGACGTAGGCCCTGCTTATCGAACATCCAGGAATCTGTGAACTGGCCCTTTACAATCTGTCCGGTTTCCGGATTTTGAAACGCTACAATTCCCGTGGCAAAATCTTCGGCCGGTGTTTTTGAATAGTCCACACCATACGTGTCCAGAAGCTTCTTCCTGTATTTAGGCTGACCCCATTTCAGCAGGCTCATATCGCACTGCATCGACACCGGTTTTAGAAATGACGGATCTTTACCGGGCGGTGTAAGCATGTGACGGCATACGGCTACACTGTGACAGCCCATATCCGACATGGCTCCCCCGCCCTGCTGTGTCGGGTCCCAGAACCAGGAACTGTGTGGACCCGCATGCTCTTCAGTACTGCGGGCTATCATCAGTCCACCCATCGACTCCATCTGCGGGCGAAGCTGTTCCAGCCCGCTATTAATGGCGCTCATAAACAGCATGTTTTCAAAATATGCTGTTTTTAGACCGGCTGATTTGGCCAGGTCCACCATTCTCTGTGATTCCTCCACATTCCGGCCCAGCGGCTTTTCACAAATCACGCCTTTCAACTCCGATCCGGATTCTACCGCCCCGGCGATCTGCTCCATGGTAGTTACACGTGCAAAATTTGTCGTCAAAATCGCAACGGCATCACTGGCGTCCACAATCTCTTTAATAGAATTTGAGACAATCGGATCTCCCAGGCCATTAGCAGCTGCAAACCCTGCGAGCTGTTTGGAGTCAGAACGTTCATAAATAGCGGAAATCTCGCAGTGGCGCACCTGTATCATCGCTTTTGCAATGAATCGCGCAATAAATCCGGACCCGATAAAACCAATTTTTAGATTTCTCATAGTATAGCAGGATTATGTGTGAAATGATTTAATGAGGACTTCAAAGACCCTTTATTTATCTATTTATATTTCTTTGATGCAGTCACGGCAATTCGGTCCACCCGGTTATTGAGTTCGTTCGTGGAGTGGCCCTTCACTTTGATCCATTCAACGGAATGAGGCTCCATCACCTTCAGCATCTCCTCCCAAAGATCCCGATTCTCCACCGGCTTTTTATTTGATTTTTTCCAGCCCCTTTTCAGCCAGTTCTTCACCCAGTTTTGTTTAAATGCATTTATAATGAGAGCACTATCGCTGTGTATTTTCACCTTGCACGGCTCTTTCAGCGCCTTAAGGCCTTCAATAACGGCCTTCATTTCCATCCGGTTATTTGTCGTATGCGTTTCACCGCCCGATAACTCTTTTTCCTTACCATTCCAGATCAGGAGTGCGCCCCAGCCGCCGGGGCCGGGATTTCCGCTGCAGGCTCCATCGGTATACAGTATAATCGTTTTCATTCCTGGTGTGTCAGATATTTTTTTGTGATTTCCATGAGTGATACGCGTGTTTCCGCAGCTTTTTTCTGCACCAGCTCTTCCCAGTTTTCCATGTCCCCGCCTGCATAAATAATCGACCGCGATGAGTTGATAATAGGAATTCCACGGTGATCTTTCAGAAGCTCTTCAATGAGATTTAGGTCTCCACCCTGCGCACCAATGCCAGGCATCAGCAGGTGTGCATTCGGGTTCACCTTAAGAACCTGGCGGGCAGAATCGGGTTGTGTAGCACCAACAACCATCCCCAAATGTGTGGCTGATTTATTCTGTGCTGCAGCAAGATGCTCAGCAATATATTCTCCAACGGATGCCCGCCCCATCACAGGAAGACGCAGCAGATCAGCTGAACCTTTATTTGATGTGATGGTGAGTACAAATACCGCTTTGCTCTCATCATAAAAGTAGGGTTCAAGTGTATCGAAGCCCATCAGCGGATTCAGTGTTACCGAATCGGCATGCAGTTCATCAAAAAAAGCTTCTTTATACTTTTCAGCTGTTGTACCGATGTCACCGCGCTTAGCATCTGCTATTGTTACTTTTGCGGCAGGGATCAGATCCATCAGCGCATCCAGAACGCGCCAGCCGCCGGGCCCGAGTGCTTCAAAAAATGCAAGGTTTGGCTTATAAGCCGCGGCTTCCGTTTTTGTAGCCTCAATAATACGTCTGCAAAATTCAAAAACGAGCTCTTCTTTATCTGGAAATTGTGCTTTTAGAGGCTGCGGAATCTTTATTGGATCGGGATCAAGCCCAACACTTAAAACAGAATTGGAAGATCTCACACTCCTTTGTAGCTTTTGCGTAAATGTCATCATTGTATTTTTCATCAGGTTGGGGCAAAGATAGTAAAAACCTCAACACATGTAAGATGCTTAATCTCAGAATCCTGTTTCAAAAATCTTATTAATGAGCTGGTATAAAGATTGGTTTGACAGTCCGCTGTATGAATTATTGTACGCCTATAGAAACGAAGAAGAAGCAAACAAACTTGCCGATTTAATCGAACAGAGAATTCCACGGGAAGAGTATCCTAAAATCCTGGATGTGGGGTGTGGAAGAGGCCGCCACTCCATCTCACTTGCCGAGCGGGGATACCACGTTACCGGCTTCGATCTTTCACCCCAGGCGATAAAAAAAGCACAGGCAATCGCCCGGAAGCGTAATCTTAGAAATGTATCTTTTGTCGTCAATGATATGCGAAATCCGCTCCCGGACACTTTTGATGCGGCTCTAAACCTGTTCACCACGTTTGGGTACTTCATGGTTGAAAATCAGAATATTGAGGTGCTCAAAAACGTGCGAACCATGCTCAAAAAAAACGGCCTTTTTCTGATCGATTTTATGAACGCCAAAAAAGTGGAGCGAGAACTGGTTCCATCCGAATCAGGAGAACATAACGGTATTCAGTACAGCATCACCCGGTATATTGAAGATGGGTTTGTCTATAAAATAATTCGATTTGACGGAGGCCATAACCATTCTCCAAAAGAGTATACCGAACGTGTTCAGCTGTTCGATAAAAACTGGTTCGCTGAAAACCTGACCTCATCCGGGTTTGAACCGCTCAACGTCTGGGGAGATTACAACGGAGGCTCGTTTGATGTGCAGCATTCGCCACGCCTCATTATTCTATCAAAAGCAGTCTGATGACCCGTCATGAAATGAGTTTTTTGAAACTTCAAAGAACCGTTTCGGGAAACACCTCTTCCGCTCCGTGTGGCGGCCGTTCGAGGGTCCATGTTTCAAAATAAAATTTTCTCTCGGACCGCACCCGCTTTCCGTTGATGCTGAAGAAACGAAACTGCTTATTCACAAGGGCTTGCAGCGGATAGAACAGATCCCTGTAGATATTGTTC
This portion of the Rhodohalobacter sp. SW132 genome encodes:
- a CDS encoding M14 family metallopeptidase; amino-acid sequence: MTRLTTAFLSLFLLLFFSTQASAQLQTPDQFLGYELGERYTPHHNVLSYVRHVAEESDRVTLHTYGETYEHRELVYLVISSPANQQQIEEIRTNNLKMTGLMEGEATDLKKAIIWLSYNIHGNETSSSEAALKTLHELADPANQKAAEWLAESVVILDPMLNPDGRDRYVNWFRTMVGSEYNPDVNTREHRELWPGGRSNHYYFDLNRDWAWQVQKESQQRSEVYQQWMPHVHVDFHEQSYNAPYYFAPAAEPFHEAITDWQREFQTTIGMNNIRYFDEEGWHYFTRERFDLFYPSYGDTWPTFNGAIGMTYEQAGHGLAGAAVITQEGDTLTLNDRLTHHHITGISTIEVTAEHAERVVSEFENQFRQAAENPAGTYRSFIVNAGNHPDKIHNLLRYLDSQQIRYGRAGSSRSANGFNYQTGETERFSISEEDIIISAHQPKSQLVRVLFEPDPALSDSLTYDITAWETHYRFGLDGFATETRIDPQSELNADDLRNFEYSGAERPYAYVSEWGSMDDARFLAELIRNGVKSRFSTVPFEISGKEFGRGTLVITRDNNRRLGNDFDTIVRDAAEQHQRSIYGSSTGFVDTGSDFGSANVQFIEAPNVALFLGDGTSSLAAGEVWHFFDRQLNYPVSLFHTHHFNRTDLTGFDTIVMPGGTYSDMLNDSGEQKLSEWVRNGGNLIAIDQAVQVLSGIDGFSISRKTAALDSDNEPESALRIYEDRSREAAMNRTPGSIFRTTLDNTHPLAYGYDSDYFSLKGNATAYNYLNSGWNVGTVRENAHISGFAGVHAKENLESSLTFGVQSVGSGQVVYMVDNPLFRGFWENGKLLFANALFFVGQ
- a CDS encoding Gfo/Idh/MocA family protein, encoding MRNLKIGFIGSGFIARFIAKAMIQVRHCEISAIYERSDSKQLAGFAAANGLGDPIVSNSIKEIVDASDAVAILTTNFARVTTMEQIAGAVESGSELKGVICEKPLGRNVEESQRMVDLAKSAGLKTAYFENMLFMSAINSGLEQLRPQMESMGGLMIARSTEEHAGPHSSWFWDPTQQGGGAMSDMGCHSVAVCRHMLTPPGKDPSFLKPVSMQCDMSLLKWGQPKYRKKLLDTYGVDYSKTPAEDFATGIVAFQNPETGQIVKGQFTDSWMFDKQGLRLSMDGLGPGYALEVNTLISPSEIFIGDEAAEAVADSEAALEKSTSTRGLLAIQPNEADLYGYVAELRDAVDAFLKGQNGTLTWEYGLEISRIVQAAYLSAEEKRTIDLTDPSVIDKLESYTSKIARGEGADVLF
- the rnhA gene encoding ribonuclease HI — its product is MKTIILYTDGACSGNPGPGGWGALLIWNGKEKELSGGETHTTNNRMEMKAVIEGLKALKEPCKVKIHSDSALIINAFKQNWVKNWLKRGWKKSNKKPVENRDLWEEMLKVMEPHSVEWIKVKGHSTNELNNRVDRIAVTASKKYK
- the pyrF gene encoding orotidine-5'-phosphate decarboxylase is translated as MKNTMMTFTQKLQRSVRSSNSVLSVGLDPDPIKIPQPLKAQFPDKEELVFEFCRRIIEATKTEAAAYKPNLAFFEALGPGGWRVLDALMDLIPAAKVTIADAKRGDIGTTAEKYKEAFFDELHADSVTLNPLMGFDTLEPYFYDESKAVFVLTITSNKGSADLLRLPVMGRASVGEYIAEHLAAAQNKSATHLGMVVGATQPDSARQVLKVNPNAHLLMPGIGAQGGDLNLIEELLKDHRGIPIINSSRSIIYAGGDMENWEELVQKKAAETRVSLMEITKKYLTHQE
- a CDS encoding bifunctional 2-polyprenyl-6-hydroxyphenol methylase/3-demethylubiquinol 3-O-methyltransferase UbiG; translated protein: MSWYKDWFDSPLYELLYAYRNEEEANKLADLIEQRIPREEYPKILDVGCGRGRHSISLAERGYHVTGFDLSPQAIKKAQAIARKRNLRNVSFVVNDMRNPLPDTFDAALNLFTTFGYFMVENQNIEVLKNVRTMLKKNGLFLIDFMNAKKVERELVPSESGEHNGIQYSITRYIEDGFVYKIIRFDGGHNHSPKEYTERVQLFDKNWFAENLTSSGFEPLNVWGDYNGGSFDVQHSPRLIILSKAV